One Microscilla marina ATCC 23134 DNA window includes the following coding sequences:
- a CDS encoding helix-turn-helix domain-containing protein, producing METLEITKDTDIKEYRRQLIVRLSKHDLTQEEIADVVSCSQGLVSQTLQNYATDGFSGIASVPHSGPTSGLDSSDLATLEQLLSKGASDYGYSEDYWDRSRVQKLISSHFGLDYCLSNISKILQKIRWS from the coding sequence ATGGAAACACTAGAAATCACCAAAGATACAGATATAAAAGAATACCGTCGTCAATTAATAGTACGTCTCTCAAAGCATGATTTAACTCAGGAAGAAATAGCTGATGTAGTGAGTTGTAGTCAAGGTTTGGTCAGTCAGACCTTACAAAACTATGCTACTGATGGGTTTTCTGGTATAGCCTCTGTGCCTCATAGCGGACCAACCTCAGGCTTAGATTCCTCAGACTTGGCAACACTTGAGCAATTACTATCCAAAGGAGCTTCTGACTATGGATATTCAGAAGATTACTGGGATCGCAGCCGTGTTCAAAAGTTAATTTCTTCTCATTTTGGTTTGGATTATTGTTTGTCCAATATTAGTAAGATTTTACAAAAAATTAGGTGGAGTTGA
- a CDS encoding dimethylarginine dimethylaminohydrolase family protein, with the protein MKVNINSETGKLNTVILGIADDRGDISYLNNPKHAEIAQKGEEPSEGVLIEEVEHFKNILEQNGVEVFRPENIANQDQIFCRDIGFGVDQDFFLANMRKANRQPEVNAIQSITSGLSQVHTPPQGAVIEGGDVVVWKDHVFVGLGERTNQQGVDFLKSVLKHKKEVVPLPLSVTNEGATNILHLDCAFQPVGTHHALIYKGGFQQIPNAIYDIFGEDNLIEVSQAEMYYMFPNVFSIHPELVVIEQSFERLSKELAKRNIQTIKTQYSNVSKLGGLLRCSVCPIDRDDIS; encoded by the coding sequence ATGAAGGTGAACATAAATAGTGAAACGGGGAAACTAAACACGGTTATCTTGGGTATTGCAGATGATCGTGGCGATATATCTTATCTTAATAATCCTAAACATGCAGAAATTGCCCAAAAGGGAGAAGAACCTTCCGAAGGTGTTTTGATTGAAGAAGTAGAGCATTTTAAGAATATCCTGGAGCAAAATGGAGTAGAGGTGTTCAGACCAGAAAATATAGCCAATCAAGATCAGATTTTTTGCCGTGACATTGGTTTTGGGGTTGATCAGGATTTTTTTCTGGCAAACATGCGCAAAGCCAACCGCCAACCTGAAGTTAACGCCATTCAATCCATTACCAGTGGTTTATCGCAAGTGCATACACCACCCCAAGGTGCAGTAATAGAAGGAGGAGATGTAGTAGTTTGGAAAGACCACGTTTTTGTGGGGTTGGGTGAGCGCACAAATCAGCAAGGGGTAGATTTTTTAAAATCTGTGTTGAAACACAAAAAAGAAGTAGTGCCATTACCTTTAAGTGTAACCAATGAAGGCGCCACCAATATACTACACCTTGATTGCGCTTTTCAGCCAGTGGGTACCCACCACGCCTTAATCTATAAAGGGGGCTTCCAACAAATACCAAATGCTATTTATGATATATTTGGCGAAGACAACCTCATAGAAGTGTCACAAGCCGAAATGTATTATATGTTTCCCAATGTTTTTTCTATCCATCCCGAATTGGTAGTGATCGAGCAATCTTTTGAAAGATTGTCAAAAGAGCTTGCCAAAAGAAACATTCAAACCATCAAAACTCAATATAGTAACGTGTCAAAGCTAGGAGGTTTACTCAGGTGTTCGGTGTGTCCCATAGACCGTGACGACATTAGTTAA
- a CDS encoding ion transporter — protein MERTLTLNNTKTNRKETQKKLSAQAKYMKSARKVIASKWRYNLYKTIYRSDTLSSKVFAVALLFFICLSASSVILETVKDYKQAYGPVFNFIAWTTTILFSIEYILRVICLPKPLRYVLSPLGILDFLATFPAYLGLLGFTSVTFLMVIRLVRLFRLFRVFNLVEYTGEAGTLVEALKSSRHKITVFIIAVVISVTIIGSVMYVIEGPQHGFTSIPRGIYWAIVTVTTVGYGDMAPKTLHGQALASLLMLLGFSTIVVPTSIVSAEIAKQREITPVLSNKECFGCGMTGHDLNASYCKYCGSRLWDDHDDD, from the coding sequence ATGGAAAGGACACTAACACTAAACAACACAAAAACGAACAGAAAAGAAACCCAGAAAAAATTGAGCGCTCAGGCAAAATATATGAAATCAGCCCGAAAAGTAATTGCAAGTAAATGGCGATATAATTTATATAAAACCATTTACCGCTCCGACACACTCAGTTCAAAGGTATTTGCAGTAGCACTGCTTTTCTTTATCTGTTTAAGTGCTTCATCGGTGATACTAGAAACTGTCAAAGACTATAAACAAGCCTATGGGCCGGTCTTTAATTTCATAGCGTGGACTACTACTATCTTGTTTTCTATAGAGTATATTTTACGTGTCATCTGTTTACCCAAACCCCTGCGCTATGTGCTCAGCCCTTTAGGTATTTTAGACTTTTTGGCTACTTTTCCGGCATACCTGGGATTGTTGGGTTTCACCTCAGTTACTTTCCTTATGGTGATTCGCCTGGTGAGGTTGTTCAGATTATTCAGGGTATTTAACCTGGTAGAATACACTGGCGAAGCAGGTACTTTGGTAGAAGCACTCAAGTCAAGCCGACACAAAATCACTGTATTTATCATTGCAGTAGTTATCTCAGTAACTATCATTGGGTCGGTTATGTATGTAATAGAAGGCCCTCAACACGGCTTTACGAGTATTCCCAGGGGCATCTACTGGGCAATTGTAACAGTAACAACGGTAGGCTATGGCGACATGGCGCCTAAAACCTTGCATGGACAAGCATTGGCATCGTTGCTTATGCTGCTAGGCTTTAGTACTATAGTGGTGCCTACCAGTATAGTGTCTGCCGAAATAGCCAAACAACGGGAAATAACCCCAGTACTGAGCAATAAAGAGTGTTTTGGCTGCGGTATGACAGGGCACGATTTGAACGCCTCTTATTGCAAGTATTGTGGAAGCCGCTTATGGGATGACCACGACGACGATTAA
- a CDS encoding TIGR02452 family protein, which produces MSNRKKRAEIAQETLQILAQGKYIDQSQNTIDIKNSLTKSVDDTLLYTPTSFDEKVLVSSNQALKELDFDTQYEVTTETTLQAAKRLVEGENYTKVGVLNFASAKNPGGGFLGGSQAQEESLARASGLYACLEPQQEMYLTNRKRKTGLYLDYMVYSPDVPVFRNDDDQLLNSPYMISVITAPAVNAGSVKANYPAEQDLIATTMLARTEKVLTLAVLHQHEVLVLGAWGCGVFKNNPKDIAQYFATHLFGEGKFNRAFRKIVFAVYSGQKQNPNLPAFEKHFGHEQIL; this is translated from the coding sequence ATGAGTAACCGAAAAAAACGAGCTGAAATAGCTCAAGAGACCTTACAAATTCTAGCCCAAGGCAAGTACATTGATCAATCACAAAATACCATTGATATTAAAAACTCATTGACAAAGTCAGTAGACGATACCTTATTATATACACCTACCAGTTTTGATGAAAAAGTACTTGTATCTAGCAACCAAGCACTTAAGGAGCTAGATTTTGATACCCAATATGAGGTAACCACCGAAACAACCTTACAGGCAGCCAAGCGTTTGGTAGAGGGTGAAAATTATACCAAGGTGGGAGTTTTAAACTTTGCTTCAGCCAAAAATCCAGGTGGTGGATTCTTAGGAGGTAGTCAAGCGCAAGAAGAAAGCCTGGCACGTGCATCAGGTTTATACGCTTGCCTTGAGCCTCAGCAAGAGATGTACCTTACCAACCGTAAACGCAAAACAGGTTTGTACCTCGACTATATGGTTTACTCGCCCGATGTTCCGGTATTTCGTAACGATGACGACCAGTTGTTAAATTCACCCTATATGATCTCTGTAATTACGGCTCCTGCGGTGAATGCTGGGTCGGTAAAAGCCAACTATCCTGCTGAGCAAGATTTGATAGCAACAACAATGCTTGCACGTACTGAAAAAGTTTTGACCTTGGCGGTTTTGCACCAACACGAGGTGTTGGTATTAGGTGCCTGGGGTTGTGGTGTGTTCAAAAATAACCCAAAAGATATCGCACAATACTTTGCTACACATTTATTTGGTGAGGGCAAGTTTAATCGGGCATTTCGCAAAATTGTTTTTGCGGTATATAGTGGGCAAAAACAAAACCCCAACTTGCCAGCATTTGAAAAACACTTTGGTCATGAACAAATTTTATAG
- a CDS encoding MBOAT family O-acyltransferase: MLNFIAIFLTSFVDQISSWFVYNPQNPMIFSNPMFWAFFLVAMVVYYFIYARITARNMFLLAFSLFFYYKTGGFFFFLIVFSTFVDYYIGEKVYRSTHEPTRTWLVVLSLVVNLGLLAYFKYTFYFIDIINSLGADVVKQDYLAAAANGWFGTSLDISKIILPVGISFYTFQTISYTLDIYRRKIEPVDNILDFGFFVSFFPQLVAGPIVRAADFVPQIYQPYKLNAQEYGYAIFLIVNGLVKKILISDYVSTNFVDRVFASPERFSGFENLMAVYGYAIQIYCDFSGYTDIAIGLALLLGFRLNINFNSPYSSTSITDFWRRWHISLSSWLRDYLYISLGGNRSTSKFTYISVPLILLIFLLIDGWTGLNFMFFMMLITIWLLSLAFPEMKFIGVIGVLVGATFAANTFVSAAWYSFGLLCVIILFWILLLVRPERKQSVSTYMNLTITMLLGGLWHGADTRFIIWGALHGGALALHKFWMDVTGSKGKKPSAIGRFMGQLITFHFVCFCWIYFRAQDMATIDKIFAQMTDAFQFAKIPEMVQGYADVFGLMALAYAIHWLPRRLKNNINERFTNMPDFVKAIIISIVVIVLYQASTSAVKPFIYFQF, from the coding sequence ATGTTGAATTTTATAGCCATCTTTTTGACTTCTTTTGTTGACCAAATCTCTTCTTGGTTTGTGTACAACCCCCAAAACCCCATGATATTTAGTAATCCTATGTTCTGGGCATTTTTTTTGGTGGCTATGGTGGTATATTACTTCATTTATGCCCGTATCACTGCCCGTAATATGTTTTTGCTGGCATTTAGCTTGTTTTTTTATTACAAAACTGGCGGTTTTTTCTTTTTCCTTATTGTGTTTTCCACTTTCGTAGATTACTACATTGGCGAAAAAGTATATCGAAGCACCCATGAACCTACCCGTACCTGGTTAGTAGTGCTTAGCCTGGTGGTTAACCTGGGTTTACTTGCTTATTTTAAATACACCTTTTACTTCATCGACATTATTAATTCACTTGGGGCAGATGTAGTCAAACAAGATTATTTGGCGGCAGCAGCCAATGGTTGGTTTGGCACCAGTTTAGACATTAGCAAGATTATATTACCAGTAGGTATTTCTTTTTACACTTTCCAAACCATTAGCTATACACTGGATATTTATCGCCGTAAGATAGAACCAGTAGATAATATTTTAGATTTTGGTTTTTTTGTAAGTTTTTTCCCTCAATTAGTGGCAGGGCCTATCGTAAGGGCTGCCGATTTTGTGCCTCAAATTTACCAACCTTACAAACTCAACGCTCAAGAATATGGGTATGCCATCTTCCTTATTGTCAATGGGTTGGTCAAAAAAATACTTATTTCTGACTATGTGTCGACTAACTTTGTTGATCGGGTTTTTGCCAGTCCTGAACGTTTCTCTGGGTTTGAAAACCTCATGGCAGTTTATGGCTATGCAATTCAAATATATTGCGACTTTTCGGGCTATACAGACATTGCCATTGGCTTGGCTTTACTGTTAGGCTTTAGGCTCAATATTAACTTTAACTCTCCCTATAGCTCCACCAGCATTACCGACTTTTGGAGGCGCTGGCATATCTCTTTGTCATCGTGGCTACGCGACTACTTGTACATTTCATTGGGTGGCAACCGTTCTACGTCCAAGTTTACCTATATCAGTGTACCTTTGATTTTGTTGATATTTTTATTGATAGATGGCTGGACTGGGCTCAACTTCATGTTTTTTATGATGTTGATTACTATTTGGTTGCTTTCGCTGGCTTTTCCAGAAATGAAATTTATTGGGGTCATAGGTGTTTTGGTCGGTGCTACCTTTGCCGCTAATACCTTTGTAAGTGCTGCCTGGTATTCGTTCGGATTGTTGTGTGTCATTATATTGTTTTGGATTTTACTATTGGTTCGCCCCGAAAGAAAACAGTCGGTGAGTACTTATATGAACCTTACCATTACTATGCTATTGGGGGGACTCTGGCATGGAGCAGATACCCGTTTTATTATTTGGGGAGCCTTGCATGGAGGGGCACTTGCACTGCACAAGTTTTGGATGGATGTTACCGGAAGTAAGGGCAAAAAACCATCGGCTATTGGTCGCTTTATGGGGCAATTGATTACCTTTCATTTTGTGTGCTTTTGCTGGATATATTTCAGGGCACAGGACATGGCTACCATTGACAAGATATTTGCCCAAATGACTGATGCATTTCAATTTGCAAAAATACCCGAAATGGTACAGGGCTATGCCGATGTGTTTGGCTTAATGGCACTAGCTTATGCAATCCACTGGTTGCCAAGACGCTTAAAAAACAACATCAACGAACGCTTCACAAATATGCCTGACTTTGTAAAAGCCATCATTATTAGTATTGTAGTCATTGTATTATACCAGGCAAGCACTTCTGCGGTTAAACCGTTTATTTATTTTCAGTTTTAG
- a CDS encoding PP2C family protein-serine/threonine phosphatase, with translation MKNLLSYLLFSGVILLVGCTTKQPKAPAISKGTLDLSTWSFDHNHFVTLDGQWFFYWKKLLSPQDIGKRQLPPYTLVDVPNSWTNYQVNQVKLPPHGYATYCLRIKLPNTNKPLGIFIPKIWSASKVWLNDSLVYTSGKVGRQYKSYESQILEQLVEFSAPSQEVHLVVQVANHDMFIGGLIQSFRLGIYSEILESNSLAYSWTLMWLGVLLVMGVYHFVLFFFRQKNKSTLYFGIICLFIGLRLIVFGEHYIYEYLKEHSGWLTFAIQSKAYYITTFFLPPVALLYVRSLYPEEVRFFKWQIFIVSPQVIKVSLWVTTVYSVFILVVSPVVFTPTIFFYQPFMGLFVAYLFFAIVLAGVHKKRESAFQMAGIFTMVLAGVNDGLLALGALELLPVAFAIFLSLQFLVIARRFSRAFKSVEELSTNLEKKVEERTKELEDKTKQLEKKNRSITDSIQYANRIQKAVLGSQQHIEKQFKDAFIYLKARDIVSGDFYWFSETNCNQSWLYNTNMNGGLEHANPDLPIVKLKIIIAADCTGHGVPGAFMTIMGNDLLNEIIDNECIHKPDVILKELDKRVRATLHNETQEKADDGMDMTVVTIDETHQKLYFSGAKNSILLVRRGEVFRLKGSIYPIGSEHYKAEREYALHVFETQPNDIIYMYSDGFQDQFGGKKGRKYMSKKFRQFLLSLSHLPMEEQRYKINEELKTWMGDHYQQTDDVLVMGVKL, from the coding sequence ATGAAAAACTTATTGTCTTATCTATTGTTTAGTGGCGTCATTTTGTTGGTGGGCTGTACCACCAAGCAACCAAAAGCACCTGCTATATCAAAAGGCACGCTTGATCTTTCTACCTGGAGTTTTGATCACAACCACTTTGTGACATTGGATGGACAGTGGTTTTTTTATTGGAAAAAACTTTTGTCACCACAAGATATTGGCAAAAGACAACTCCCTCCTTATACTTTAGTAGATGTTCCCAATAGTTGGACAAATTACCAGGTAAACCAGGTTAAATTGCCCCCACATGGATATGCTACCTATTGTTTACGTATTAAATTGCCCAACACCAACAAACCCTTAGGTATCTTTATCCCCAAGATATGGTCAGCATCCAAAGTATGGCTCAATGATTCGTTAGTGTATACCTCAGGTAAAGTAGGCAGGCAATATAAAAGCTATGAAAGTCAAATATTAGAGCAACTAGTAGAGTTTTCGGCGCCCAGCCAAGAGGTACACCTGGTGGTTCAGGTGGCCAATCATGACATGTTTATTGGTGGGCTAATACAGTCTTTTCGCCTTGGGATTTATAGCGAAATTTTAGAAAGTAACTCCCTTGCCTATAGTTGGACATTGATGTGGCTTGGGGTGTTGTTAGTGATGGGAGTATACCACTTTGTGTTATTTTTCTTTAGACAAAAAAACAAGTCTACGCTCTATTTTGGCATTATCTGTCTATTTATAGGCTTGCGCCTGATTGTTTTTGGTGAACACTATATTTACGAATACTTAAAAGAACATTCAGGTTGGCTCACTTTTGCTATTCAAAGCAAGGCATACTACATTACTACCTTTTTTCTACCTCCAGTAGCTTTGTTGTATGTACGTTCTTTATACCCCGAAGAAGTTCGTTTTTTCAAATGGCAAATCTTTATCGTATCTCCGCAAGTGATCAAAGTATCGCTATGGGTTACAACTGTTTATTCAGTATTTATTTTGGTAGTAAGTCCAGTTGTTTTTACACCCACTATATTTTTTTATCAGCCTTTTATGGGCTTGTTTGTAGCCTACTTGTTTTTTGCTATAGTGTTGGCTGGAGTGCATAAAAAGAGAGAGTCGGCTTTTCAGATGGCAGGCATATTTACAATGGTGCTGGCTGGTGTCAACGATGGTTTACTGGCGCTGGGAGCGTTAGAGCTTTTGCCAGTGGCATTTGCTATATTTTTATCTCTTCAGTTTTTGGTCATTGCACGCAGGTTTTCAAGGGCATTCAAGAGTGTAGAAGAGTTATCGACTAACCTAGAGAAAAAGGTGGAAGAACGAACCAAAGAGCTAGAGGACAAAACCAAGCAACTGGAAAAGAAAAACCGAAGCATTACCGATAGTATTCAATACGCAAATCGTATTCAAAAAGCGGTGTTGGGTAGCCAACAACACATCGAGAAGCAATTTAAAGACGCTTTTATTTATTTGAAGGCGCGCGATATAGTGAGTGGCGACTTTTACTGGTTCTCAGAAACCAATTGCAACCAGTCATGGCTGTATAATACCAATATGAATGGAGGGCTTGAGCATGCCAATCCTGATTTGCCCATAGTCAAATTAAAAATTATAATTGCGGCTGATTGCACCGGACACGGAGTTCCAGGCGCTTTTATGACCATCATGGGCAATGACTTGCTCAACGAGATTATAGATAATGAGTGTATACATAAACCTGATGTTATTCTGAAAGAGTTAGACAAAAGGGTACGGGCAACCTTACACAACGAAACCCAGGAGAAGGCAGACGACGGGATGGACATGACTGTGGTAACAATAGATGAAACCCATCAAAAACTTTATTTTTCGGGAGCTAAGAACTCTATATTACTTGTAAGAAGAGGCGAAGTGTTTAGACTCAAAGGATCTATTTACCCTATAGGCAGCGAACACTACAAAGCAGAGCGTGAATATGCTTTGCATGTATTTGAAACTCAGCCTAATGACATTATCTATATGTACTCTGATGGTTTCCAGGATCAGTTTGGAGGCAAAAAGGGGCGAAAGTATATGTCAAAAAAATTCAGGCAATTTTTATTATCATTGAGTCACCTACCTATGGAAGAACAACGTTATAAGATAAATGAAGAACTCAAAACCTGGATGGGAGACCATTACCAACAAACAGATGATGTGCTGGTAATGGGGGTTAAACTTTAA
- a CDS encoding ligand-binding sensor domain-containing protein translates to MYGQSALQQMKFARLTPKDGLSQNTINCVLQDKRGVLWFGTADGLSKYEGYQLRTYKTELGNQNSLSNNYVLCLYEDSAGYIWIGTYGGGLNKFDPNTEEFTRYQHRKADSTSITSNDVRSIYEDDQGVFWISMYRGGVDMFDPKTEKFKFIPYQLVPGKPAPRHVYYLLNDRQKGFWVASSHGLFYLDKTKQKYTEYFSPFNDTKLAGFHNAVETMMQDPKDATILWLGGHHTGLLKFNTKTKQIEERFTHDPKDNQSITSNAVWSLHIDKKGNFWVGTSKGFNKFDLQTKTFTRFVHQPTDPLSISGNNIQDIFEDKAGTIWLSTFDGGISSFNPYLNNFIHYSEFEYNSSRVGAFCEDKEGNIWFALGRGKAGLGKLNRKKNTIQLFRPDPKSKANSVGSRVTNALLTDVDGSIWVGTIGAGLDHYDPKTGIFTHYLPDLQGTKTLRSPHIGSLHQDKNKPNIVWVGTRGGGVFKFDKTTKEFKEYRRSTFKDKPNLVHNTVIDIVTDHKNCLWFATRGGLSHFDPATEKFTNYRHSVKNLQSLSNNYVTSLYYDKQHRLWVGTRNGLNKLNLDKVYKGTVTFQHYTTRQGLPNSVIHKIVEDRQGFLWLSTNKGLARLDKKTGKIQVYDEKDGLQANEFATGSGLLASDGAVLMGGFNGFNLFYPEKLNENNYLPNVLLTDFQVFNRSEPVTKNGKLTRPIWATDTIELSYEDEVISFEFAALNYILPEKNKYAIKLENFDKEWRYIGTKHFETYTSLPAGTYVFKVKAANNEGAWSNKETQLVLIIHPPYWATWWFRLIVILLIVGLLMVGYRFRINIIQTQKRILETQVKERTTDLRETNEELQQTNEELQTTLAQVKEKNLIIQEFNENIRESINYAQLIQQDMLPALKEIHYYLPESFIFYQPRDIVSGDFYWFSAIDGKESHPNKANLTTQHDQPPSVANADKIIIAVGDCTGHGVPGAFMSIKGAVLLNQIVQLQGIVCPAEILTELDNNIRHSLNQDETSNRDGMDIGIIMIDFANQTLEFAGAKNSLIYINDGKLNEIKGNILPIGGYHQEYKRDFSKTVLPLEPNTNYYLSSDGYKDQFGGQTGKKFLRSRYKSMLLDICHLPMQEQYKIVERTFLEWKKDYAQVDDILVMGINL, encoded by the coding sequence GTGTATGGGCAATCTGCTCTTCAGCAAATGAAGTTTGCCCGGCTTACACCTAAAGATGGATTGTCACAAAACACGATCAATTGTGTTTTGCAAGATAAAAGAGGGGTGTTATGGTTTGGCACTGCCGATGGGCTAAGCAAGTACGAGGGTTATCAATTAAGAACTTATAAAACAGAACTGGGCAATCAGAACAGCCTAAGTAATAACTATGTTTTGTGTTTGTACGAAGACAGCGCAGGGTATATATGGATAGGTACTTATGGAGGAGGACTCAATAAATTTGATCCAAATACAGAAGAGTTTACCAGGTACCAACATCGCAAAGCTGATAGTACAAGCATTACAAGCAACGATGTACGCTCTATTTATGAAGATGATCAAGGAGTGTTTTGGATAAGTATGTACAGGGGAGGAGTTGATATGTTTGACCCCAAAACAGAAAAGTTTAAGTTTATTCCTTATCAACTTGTCCCAGGTAAGCCAGCTCCTCGGCATGTATATTATTTACTCAATGATCGTCAAAAAGGTTTTTGGGTAGCAAGCTCTCATGGGCTTTTTTACCTTGACAAAACCAAACAAAAATATACTGAATACTTTTCTCCATTTAATGATACAAAACTTGCTGGCTTTCATAATGCAGTAGAAACAATGATGCAAGACCCCAAAGATGCTACAATACTTTGGTTAGGAGGACACCATACGGGGTTGTTAAAGTTTAACACCAAAACCAAGCAAATAGAAGAAAGATTTACTCACGATCCTAAAGACAACCAAAGCATTACTAGCAATGCCGTATGGAGCTTGCATATTGACAAAAAAGGCAATTTTTGGGTAGGTACAAGTAAAGGCTTCAATAAGTTTGACTTACAAACAAAAACGTTTACCCGGTTTGTACACCAGCCAACCGACCCACTCAGTATTTCGGGAAATAATATACAGGATATTTTTGAAGACAAGGCAGGCACTATTTGGCTGAGTACTTTTGATGGAGGAATTAGCTCGTTTAATCCTTACCTCAATAACTTTATCCATTATAGCGAGTTTGAATACAACAGTAGTAGAGTTGGGGCATTTTGTGAAGATAAGGAGGGAAATATTTGGTTTGCTTTGGGGAGGGGTAAAGCAGGTTTAGGCAAGCTCAACCGAAAAAAGAACACTATTCAATTGTTTAGACCAGATCCCAAAAGTAAGGCAAATAGTGTAGGTAGTCGTGTAACCAATGCTTTATTAACTGATGTAGACGGTTCTATTTGGGTAGGTACTATAGGTGCAGGTTTAGACCATTATGACCCTAAAACTGGCATCTTTACTCACTATTTACCTGATCTTCAAGGCACAAAAACATTACGTTCTCCTCACATAGGGTCGTTACACCAAGATAAAAACAAGCCAAATATTGTGTGGGTAGGTACCCGTGGCGGAGGTGTATTTAAATTTGATAAAACAACCAAAGAGTTTAAAGAGTATCGTCGTAGTACTTTTAAGGATAAACCTAACCTGGTGCATAATACAGTAATTGACATTGTAACCGATCATAAAAATTGTTTATGGTTTGCTACTCGTGGAGGTTTGAGCCATTTTGACCCAGCCACCGAAAAGTTTACCAATTATCGACATTCGGTCAAAAACTTACAAAGCCTTAGTAATAACTATGTGACATCATTGTATTATGACAAACAGCATAGACTGTGGGTAGGTACTCGCAATGGGTTAAATAAGCTTAACCTGGACAAAGTGTATAAAGGTACAGTTACATTTCAACATTATACTACCAGGCAAGGACTACCCAATAGTGTGATTCATAAAATAGTGGAAGACAGGCAAGGGTTTTTGTGGTTAAGTACCAACAAAGGTTTGGCAAGACTGGACAAAAAAACAGGTAAAATACAGGTCTATGATGAAAAAGATGGGCTACAGGCAAATGAATTTGCTACCGGAAGTGGTTTGCTGGCTTCTGACGGGGCGGTATTGATGGGGGGCTTTAATGGTTTTAACTTGTTTTACCCCGAAAAACTGAACGAGAACAATTATTTACCCAATGTGTTGCTTACCGACTTTCAAGTATTTAACCGTTCTGAGCCAGTTACCAAAAATGGCAAACTTACCCGTCCTATATGGGCTACCGATACCATAGAACTTTCTTACGAAGATGAAGTGATTTCATTTGAATTTGCTGCTTTAAACTATATTTTACCTGAAAAAAACAAGTATGCCATCAAGTTAGAAAATTTTGATAAAGAATGGCGGTACATTGGCACCAAGCATTTTGAGACTTATACCAGCTTGCCTGCAGGTACGTATGTTTTTAAAGTAAAAGCCGCCAATAATGAAGGGGCATGGAGCAACAAAGAAACCCAATTAGTTTTAATTATACACCCTCCTTATTGGGCTACCTGGTGGTTTCGCCTGATTGTAATCTTGCTTATAGTGGGCTTATTGATGGTGGGCTATCGTTTTAGAATCAATATTATACAGACTCAAAAGAGAATACTGGAAACTCAAGTAAAAGAACGTACTACTGACCTACGCGAAACTAATGAAGAGTTGCAGCAGACCAACGAAGAGTTACAGACTACTTTGGCACAAGTAAAAGAGAAAAACTTGATCATTCAGGAGTTTAATGAAAACATTCGCGAAAGCATCAACTATGCTCAGCTTATTCAACAAGATATGCTACCTGCCTTGAAGGAGATTCACTACTATTTGCCTGAATCATTTATTTTTTATCAGCCTCGCGATATAGTGAGTGGAGACTTTTACTGGTTTTCTGCCATTGATGGCAAAGAATCACACCCAAATAAAGCAAATTTAACTACCCAACACGATCAGCCGCCTTCTGTCGCAAATGCTGATAAAATAATTATAGCGGTGGGTGACTGTACCGGACACGGAGTACCAGGTGCATTTATGTCTATCAAAGGCGCTGTATTACTCAATCAAATTGTGCAGTTGCAAGGCATTGTTTGTCCTGCTGAGATTCTCACCGAGCTAGACAACAATATCCGTCATTCGCTGAACCAAGACGAAACAAGTAACCGTGATGGCATGGATATAGGAATTATAATGATAGACTTTGCTAACCAAACCCTGGAGTTTGCCGGAGCCAAAAATAGTTTGATTTATATAAACGATGGAAAACTCAATGAAATAAAAGGCAATATATTACCTATTGGAGGGTATCATCAGGAGTACAAACGGGATTTTTCTAAAACTGTTTTACCACTAGAGCCCAATACAAACTATTACTTATCATCTGATGGATACAAAGACCAGTTTGGTGGACAAACCGGTAAAAAGTTTTTGAGAAGCCGCTATAAATCTATGCTACTTGATATTTGCCATTTACCCATGCAAGAACAGTACAAAATAGTAGAGCGCACCTTTCTGGAATGGAAAAAGGATTACGCTCAGGTAGATGATATTTTGGTGATGGGAATTAATCTTTAA